Proteins encoded by one window of Methylovirgula ligni:
- a CDS encoding energy transducer TonB family protein, whose amino-acid sequence MSDAARALPASFAETILPPQEHLGWRRWGLAAFIVVAVHLAFLAGYILTPHDDRPPGAPPDTVMIDLAPIAVAPPPQDEVDTPPQPDQVQPDQPPPVTPNIPPPPDQPPPTDTTAPPDPDVLPAEQAEVVMSAPPPPPPKPVIEKKVEKPKPTKHLPKPQRRIKSTRTDLPHSAQQAAPMAGLRGAAVADWKSEIVMRIMAEKEYPEEARSQGVGGTALVAFSVGPSGSIRGVRLARSSGSAILDRAAVETVRRANPVPPAPPGVNGGAFTVPLHFSVGR is encoded by the coding sequence ATGAGCGACGCCGCAAGAGCACTGCCGGCGAGCTTCGCCGAAACCATATTGCCGCCGCAGGAGCACCTCGGCTGGCGACGCTGGGGCCTTGCGGCGTTCATTGTCGTCGCCGTCCATCTGGCGTTTCTGGCGGGCTACATTCTGACGCCGCATGACGACCGGCCACCGGGCGCGCCGCCGGATACCGTGATGATCGATCTCGCGCCCATCGCCGTCGCGCCGCCGCCGCAAGACGAGGTCGATACGCCGCCGCAGCCGGACCAGGTGCAGCCCGACCAACCGCCGCCGGTAACCCCGAATATCCCGCCGCCGCCCGACCAGCCGCCGCCGACGGACACGACCGCACCGCCCGATCCCGACGTCCTGCCAGCGGAGCAGGCGGAAGTCGTCATGTCCGCGCCGCCGCCACCGCCGCCGAAACCGGTGATCGAGAAGAAGGTCGAAAAGCCGAAGCCGACCAAGCATTTGCCGAAGCCGCAGCGGCGGATCAAATCGACGCGCACCGACCTGCCGCATTCGGCGCAGCAGGCGGCGCCGATGGCCGGCCTCCGTGGTGCCGCCGTCGCCGACTGGAAGAGCGAAATCGTCATGCGCATCATGGCCGAGAAGGAATATCCGGAGGAGGCGCGGTCGCAGGGCGTCGGCGGCACGGCGCTCGTCGCGTTTTCGGTCGGCCCCAGCGGCAGCATCCGCGGCGTGCGTCTGGCGCGAAGCTCGGGCTCCGCGATCCTCGATCGGGCGGCGGTCGAGACGGTGCGCCGGGCCAATCCGGTGCCCCCGGCGCCCCCCGGCGTCAACGGCGGCGCGTTCACCGTGCCGCTGCATTTCAGCGTCGGCCGCTGA
- a CDS encoding 3-hydroxybutyryl-CoA dehydrogenase, which yields MADINKIGIIGAGQMGAGIAQVCAVAGFDVILNDVSDERVDHGLATISGNLTRLVERKQIDEAAVQTALTHVSRATDYNALADCDLVVEAATENETIKHAIFQKVGQNLKPGAILATNTSSISITRLAAATDRPEHFIGIHFMNPVPRMQLVELIRGIATDEVTFTAAKQLIAKLGKTAIVSEDFPGFIVNRILLPMINEAIYTLYEGVGSVDSIDTALRLGANHPMGPLQLADFIGLDTVLSIMQVLHEGLADSKYRPCPLLVKYVEAGWLGRKTQRGFYDYRSGTPVPTR from the coding sequence ATGGCTGACATCAATAAAATCGGAATTATCGGCGCCGGGCAGATGGGTGCCGGCATTGCGCAGGTCTGCGCCGTCGCAGGTTTCGACGTCATACTGAACGACGTTTCCGATGAGCGGGTCGATCACGGTCTGGCGACGATCAGCGGCAACCTCACCCGCCTCGTCGAACGCAAGCAGATCGACGAGGCCGCCGTGCAGACGGCGCTCACCCATGTTTCCCGTGCGACCGATTACAACGCTCTTGCGGATTGTGATCTGGTGGTCGAGGCGGCGACCGAAAACGAGACGATCAAGCACGCGATCTTTCAGAAGGTCGGCCAGAACCTGAAGCCCGGCGCCATCCTCGCGACCAATACGTCGTCGATTTCGATCACCCGCCTTGCGGCCGCGACCGACCGGCCGGAACATTTCATCGGCATACATTTCATGAATCCGGTGCCGCGCATGCAGCTTGTCGAATTGATTCGCGGCATCGCCACGGACGAGGTCACCTTCACCGCCGCCAAGCAGTTGATCGCCAAGCTCGGCAAGACCGCGATCGTCTCGGAAGATTTCCCCGGCTTTATCGTCAACAGAATTCTGCTGCCGATGATCAACGAGGCGATCTATACGCTCTACGAGGGCGTCGGCTCGGTCGACTCCATCGATACCGCTCTGCGGCTCGGCGCCAATCACCCTATGGGGCCGCTGCAGCTCGCCGACTTCATCGGCCTCGACACCGTGCTGTCCATCATGCAGGTTTTGCACGAGGGGCTGGCCGATTCGAAATATCGCCCCTGCCCGCTACTGGTGAAATATGTGGAAGCTGGCTGGCTCGGCCGCAAAACCCAGCGCGGCTTTTACGATTATCGCAGCGGTACGCCGGTGCCGACCCGCTAG
- a CDS encoding HNH endonuclease codes for MTIHCQPTVSPEGCPALVLNADFRPLSYYPLSLWSWQDAIKAVFLDRVNIVSQYEKTVRSPSFEMRLPSVVSLKTYIKPSRHPAFTRFNVFLRDRFSCQYCGTREELTFDHVVPRSKGGITSWENVVAACSVCNLQKGDRLTSEAHMWPARHPYQPTVADLHQNGRLFPPNYLHESWMDYLYWDSELEP; via the coding sequence TTGACGATTCACTGCCAACCCACGGTCTCGCCGGAAGGTTGTCCGGCCCTTGTGCTCAACGCCGATTTCCGGCCTCTGAGCTATTATCCTTTGTCTCTCTGGTCATGGCAGGATGCGATCAAGGCGGTGTTCCTCGATCGCGTCAACATCGTCTCCCAATATGAGAAGACGGTCCGCAGTCCCAGTTTCGAGATGCGGCTGCCGTCGGTGGTTTCACTCAAGACCTATATCAAGCCCTCGCGCCACCCCGCCTTCACACGGTTCAATGTTTTCCTGCGCGACCGCTTCTCCTGCCAATATTGCGGCACGCGCGAGGAATTGACGTTCGACCATGTCGTCCCGCGCTCGAAGGGCGGCATCACGAGCTGGGAAAACGTCGTCGCCGCCTGTTCCGTCTGCAATCTGCAAAAAGGCGACCGGCTGACGAGCGAGGCGCATATGTGGCCGGCGCGGCACCCCTATCAGCCGACGGTCGCCGATCTCCACCAGAACGGCCGGCTGTTTCCCCCCAACTATCTGCACGAAAGCTGGATGGATTATCTCTACTGGGATTCGGAACTGGAGCCCTAG
- a CDS encoding ABC transporter ATP-binding protein has translation MMEAHDIGFWYRPGQWLFRHVSLSFAPGTITALLGVNGSGKTTFLRSLCGVIHPKEGHFVRSGVIGYVPQALYAEHAYSALDMVLLGRSRYLGRFGAPGHSDMERALACLDDVGLAGLAHARYDQLSGGQRQLVLLARALATDCVALVLDEPASALDLANAGLMLKLLSRLAAERGLTVLFTTHQPDHALSVADKALLFLGDGFHTFGPVQETLSEANLSKLYGVPVKRLAVTDHDRIFEAAIPLYRIDR, from the coding sequence ATGATGGAAGCACATGACATCGGCTTCTGGTACCGGCCCGGCCAATGGCTCTTCCGCCATGTCTCGCTCAGCTTTGCGCCTGGGACGATCACAGCGCTCCTCGGCGTGAACGGCAGCGGCAAGACGACCTTCTTGCGCAGCCTCTGCGGTGTCATCCACCCGAAAGAGGGGCATTTCGTCCGCAGCGGCGTCATTGGCTATGTTCCACAGGCGCTTTACGCCGAGCACGCCTATAGCGCCCTCGACATGGTGCTGCTGGGGCGCAGCCGCTATCTCGGCCGTTTTGGCGCGCCGGGGCATTCCGATATGGAGCGCGCGCTTGCCTGTCTGGACGATGTCGGTCTGGCGGGGCTTGCGCACGCGCGCTATGACCAATTAAGCGGCGGCCAGCGCCAGTTGGTCTTGCTTGCGCGCGCTCTGGCGACGGATTGTGTCGCTCTCGTGCTCGACGAGCCGGCTTCGGCGCTCGACCTTGCGAACGCCGGGCTCATGCTGAAGCTGCTCAGCCGCTTGGCTGCCGAGCGGGGTCTCACCGTTCTGTTCACGACGCATCAGCCCGATCATGCGTTGAGCGTCGCCGATAAAGCACTTCTTTTTCTTGGCGATGGTTTTCATACATTCGGACCGGTCCAGGAAACGCTGAGCGAAGCGAATCTCTCGAAGCTTTACGGCGTTCCGGTCAAGCGTCTGGCCGTGACGGATCACGACAGAATATTTGAGGCGGCTATACCGCTCTATAGGATCGATCGCTAG
- a CDS encoding FecCD family ABC transporter permease, translated as MPEQPHLRRNIVAWLVLIATLCGIVLISLASGRYAVPPGHVIDILLSHLHAGTHGWTADEEIVVDSVRLPRLITAAFVGAGLALCGGVLQGIFRNPLVGPQTIGASSGAALGGVAAILFFGFGPAVQICAFVGAAAALAAVVALQRSDGQSPLLTLVLAGVVVGAFCSAIVGLATFVADPDTQLPGMVFWLLGSFAAADWHRVILVGAFCLIGGAILLGMRWRVNVLSLGDEEARLLGLDPAKDRLILLAAICLIVSAQVAVSGSIGWIGLVVPNLARFVIGADHRRMLPFATVMGAAFMIVADTLARTLTPAEIPVGIITAIVGTPIFAYLLRSVIAGGR; from the coding sequence ATGCCTGAGCAACCTCACCTCAGGAGGAATATCGTCGCGTGGCTTGTGCTGATCGCAACGCTCTGCGGCATTGTTCTTATTTCGCTGGCGTCGGGCCGCTATGCGGTACCGCCCGGCCATGTGATCGATATTCTGCTTTCGCATCTCCACGCCGGTACGCATGGCTGGACGGCGGACGAGGAGATCGTCGTCGATTCGGTGCGTCTGCCGCGGCTCATCACTGCGGCCTTCGTCGGCGCCGGTCTCGCGCTCTGTGGCGGAGTCCTGCAAGGCATATTTCGCAATCCGCTCGTAGGACCCCAGACCATTGGGGCATCGTCGGGCGCCGCGCTCGGCGGTGTTGCGGCGATCCTCTTTTTTGGTTTCGGCCCGGCGGTCCAGATCTGCGCCTTTGTCGGAGCAGCGGCGGCGCTGGCGGCCGTGGTCGCCCTGCAGCGCAGTGATGGTCAGTCGCCGCTGCTGACTCTCGTTCTCGCCGGTGTGGTCGTCGGCGCCTTTTGCTCGGCCATCGTCGGGCTCGCAACCTTTGTGGCTGATCCGGATACGCAATTGCCCGGAATGGTCTTCTGGCTGCTCGGCAGCTTTGCTGCTGCCGACTGGCATCGCGTCATTCTGGTCGGAGCCTTTTGTCTCATCGGCGGCGCAATCCTGCTCGGCATGCGTTGGCGCGTGAACGTCCTCTCGCTCGGCGATGAGGAAGCGCGGCTGCTGGGTCTCGACCCGGCGAAGGATCGGCTCATCCTTCTCGCCGCCATTTGCCTCATTGTCTCGGCGCAGGTTGCGGTCAGCGGTTCGATCGGCTGGATCGGTCTCGTCGTTCCCAATCTCGCCCGCTTCGTCATCGGTGCCGATCATCGCCGGATGCTGCCCTTTGCGACCGTGATGGGCGCGGCCTTCATGATCGTTGCCGACACGCTGGCGCGGACATTGACGCCCGCGGAAATTCCGGTTGGCATTATCACTGCCATCGTCGGAACGCCGATCTTTGCCTATCTGCTTCGCAGCGTCATTGCGGGCGGCAGATGA
- a CDS encoding ABC transporter substrate-binding protein: MFGVGAGALTANGAEIVDQRGHHATLKAPAQRMVFLPMPGPAMYVAVDGSAQHIVGMNPSSKIAAREGALTKFFPVLDTVSTDIVRGDGFAPNVESILALHPDAVFQWTNPGSGVFAPLENAGLTVFGIRNGGQDDLLEATLLMGQVAGASARAQAIVDKQKQRAKEIADALKGLPDGERPRVLYLHRFSDSLGVNGAGAYSDFLIRLAGGEDVAHSLPGVSQAVTFEQVLAWNPQVILLGNFDKTMPQDIYNDPRWQDVAAVKAHRVYRVPLGGYRWDPPSEESALAWTWLALLLHPDRIKYDLRKDVRDWYRFLYNRTVTDADLDRILFVKQNGTSTDYARLTTP, from the coding sequence ATGTTTGGCGTGGGGGCGGGTGCGCTTACGGCGAACGGCGCGGAGATCGTGGATCAGCGCGGGCATCACGCGACACTCAAGGCACCGGCGCAGCGGATGGTTTTTCTGCCGATGCCGGGGCCGGCGATGTATGTCGCCGTCGATGGTTCGGCGCAGCACATCGTCGGCATGAACCCGTCATCAAAGATCGCGGCGCGCGAGGGCGCGCTCACCAAGTTCTTTCCCGTGCTCGATACCGTCTCGACCGACATCGTGCGCGGAGACGGTTTTGCGCCCAATGTCGAATCGATCCTCGCGCTGCATCCAGATGCTGTCTTCCAATGGACGAATCCCGGCAGTGGCGTGTTCGCACCGCTTGAGAACGCGGGTCTCACGGTCTTCGGCATCCGCAATGGCGGCCAGGATGATTTGCTTGAAGCGACCTTGCTGATGGGGCAAGTCGCCGGCGCGTCCGCGCGGGCCCAAGCGATCGTCGACAAACAAAAGCAACGTGCGAAGGAGATCGCCGATGCGCTCAAGGGCTTGCCGGATGGCGAGCGACCCCGCGTGCTCTATCTTCATCGCTTTTCGGATTCGCTCGGCGTCAATGGCGCGGGCGCCTATAGCGATTTTCTCATCCGCCTCGCGGGCGGCGAAGACGTTGCGCATTCCCTGCCCGGCGTCTCGCAGGCGGTGACATTCGAGCAAGTGCTGGCGTGGAATCCGCAGGTCATCCTGCTCGGCAATTTCGACAAGACGATGCCGCAGGACATTTACAACGATCCCCGCTGGCAAGATGTCGCCGCCGTCAAGGCGCATCGCGTCTATCGCGTGCCGCTCGGCGGCTATCGCTGGGATCCGCCGAGCGAGGAATCGGCGCTTGCCTGGACTTGGCTCGCGCTTCTCCTGCATCCTGACCGGATCAAATACGATCTGCGCAAGGATGTGCGCGACTGGTATCGGTTTCTTTACAATCGCACGGTCACCGACGCCGACCTCGACCGCATCCTTTTCGTCAAGCAGAACGGAACGTCGACGGATTACGCGCGGCTGACTACACCATGA
- a CDS encoding TonB-dependent receptor plug domain-containing protein, which produces MGIVMATTALTPLNAARSQEAGTSRPQTLPQVEVTTQGGPPSKAHPIVGPIGGNLPKPKSLRQVTQNVSVVDRQQLELTNPPTLLDALGQVPGVEISRTGGLGGQIYLRGFSTNNWRVPLFVDGDRLQGRNTLQLAYFQPDEIEQIDVIRGPASVLYGSDAMGGLINVIMRHPTADPDGPFRFAGGGVSFGFGSNGTALSNYQWVEAAGLGFNIRSSIGEQKSNSYETPNGLARNSDYRDLDAGLTIEYTPVANQHLSGTFHESIETDGRAGGVGGAPGYPYLQVRQSPNDLMMGRVDYSGDFAEGPFSHIEASGYIDYFDTHVLTLNTSSATKIVNSNSHVIGPETVGGRVLGVVVPLSGPGWGRLDLKVGADSFREYRPGSTLYSATETLATGAIKISPEAQNVPNSQQLNVGVFGLAEWTPIAPLTFSAGQRVDYFDTSSATSPLASPALLPAYESANNSRVAPTESIGAVVRLLPVFDLIGDIQTSFHEPTDTELFSSTASTIPNPYLKPETGLTYEGGFRFHTGDATLTATAYHSVYQNLILTVPVTYDGLNTYTQQQNAGDAQIDGIEIEERWQATPSINLFANITAIRGTNTTTGVPLPYISPLRGRTGIQYAPPDSGYSVEGVVNWAAAKTRIDPSQELSTSGYAVANLYATLQLGKLVSPALGDTRLSLGVENIFDTAYADAATFANVAYDRSVTNPLLEPGRNFTVKVTHTF; this is translated from the coding sequence ATGGGTATCGTGATGGCGACGACGGCGCTGACGCCGCTGAACGCTGCGCGAAGCCAGGAGGCAGGCACTTCTCGCCCGCAGACCCTGCCGCAAGTCGAGGTCACGACGCAGGGTGGTCCGCCATCCAAGGCACATCCCATCGTTGGCCCCATTGGCGGAAATCTGCCGAAGCCGAAAAGCCTTAGACAGGTGACACAGAACGTCTCCGTGGTTGATCGTCAGCAGCTCGAGTTGACCAATCCCCCGACGCTTCTGGACGCTTTGGGACAGGTCCCCGGCGTCGAAATTTCGCGGACGGGCGGCCTCGGCGGCCAGATTTATCTGCGCGGCTTCAGCACCAATAATTGGCGCGTGCCGCTCTTCGTTGACGGTGATCGGCTGCAAGGGCGCAACACGCTCCAGCTTGCCTATTTCCAGCCCGATGAGATCGAGCAGATCGACGTGATCCGCGGGCCGGCCTCGGTCCTCTATGGCAGCGACGCGATGGGCGGCCTTATCAACGTCATCATGCGCCATCCGACAGCCGATCCAGACGGGCCGTTCAGATTCGCCGGCGGCGGCGTTTCATTCGGCTTTGGTTCGAACGGCACTGCGCTCAGCAATTATCAATGGGTCGAGGCCGCGGGCCTCGGATTTAACATCCGCTCAAGCATCGGCGAGCAGAAGTCCAATTCTTATGAAACTCCCAACGGTCTCGCCAGGAACAGCGACTACCGCGACCTCGATGCCGGACTGACGATCGAATACACGCCCGTCGCAAACCAGCATTTGAGCGGCACGTTCCACGAGAGCATCGAAACCGATGGCCGCGCCGGCGGCGTCGGCGGCGCGCCCGGCTATCCCTATCTACAAGTGAGGCAAAGCCCGAATGATCTCATGATGGGCCGTGTCGATTATTCCGGCGATTTCGCTGAAGGGCCGTTCTCGCACATCGAAGCATCCGGATATATCGATTATTTCGACACCCATGTGCTGACGCTCAACACCAGCAGCGCGACCAAGATCGTCAACTCGAACAGCCATGTGATCGGTCCGGAGACCGTCGGCGGCCGCGTCCTCGGCGTCGTGGTGCCGTTGAGCGGGCCGGGCTGGGGCCGTCTCGATCTCAAGGTCGGCGCCGATTCGTTCCGCGAATATCGGCCGGGAAGCACTTTATATTCGGCCACCGAAACCCTGGCGACCGGCGCGATAAAAATTTCGCCCGAAGCGCAGAACGTCCCCAATTCGCAGCAGTTGAATGTCGGCGTCTTCGGCCTCGCCGAATGGACGCCGATCGCGCCGTTGACATTCTCGGCGGGTCAGCGCGTCGATTATTTCGACACGTCGTCGGCCACGAGCCCGCTTGCCTCCCCGGCGCTGTTGCCGGCCTATGAGTCCGCAAACAATTCCCGCGTCGCGCCGACCGAAAGCATCGGCGCGGTCGTCCGCCTTCTGCCGGTGTTCGATCTCATCGGCGACATCCAGACATCGTTCCACGAACCGACGGATACGGAGCTTTTCAGCTCCACCGCTTCGACCATCCCGAACCCCTATCTGAAGCCGGAGACGGGCCTGACTTACGAAGGCGGATTCCGGTTCCACACCGGTGACGCGACGCTGACCGCGACGGCCTATCACAGCGTCTATCAGAACCTCATACTCACCGTGCCAGTCACCTACGACGGGCTCAATACCTACACGCAGCAGCAGAACGCCGGCGACGCGCAAATCGACGGTATCGAGATCGAGGAACGTTGGCAGGCAACGCCGTCGATCAATCTTTTCGCCAATATCACCGCCATACGCGGGACCAACACAACAACCGGCGTGCCGCTGCCCTATATCTCGCCGCTACGCGGCCGGACGGGGATCCAGTATGCGCCGCCGGATTCGGGCTATTCGGTCGAAGGCGTCGTGAATTGGGCGGCGGCGAAAACCCGGATCGACCCAAGCCAGGAGCTGTCGACATCGGGCTATGCGGTCGCGAACCTCTATGCAACGCTGCAACTCGGTAAGCTGGTGTCGCCGGCCCTCGGGGACACAAGGCTTTCGCTCGGCGTCGAGAATATTTTCGATACGGCCTACGCCGACGCCGCGACCTTCGCAAATGTCGCCTATGACAGAAGCGTGACCAATCCGCTGCTTGAACCGGGACGCAATTTCACCGTTAAGGTCACGCACACATTCTGA
- a CDS encoding glutathione S-transferase family protein translates to MIVLYSYPTLFGVADNNGYGLKVFAFLRLVGLPFRHEHVFDASHAPRGQLPYIVDDGETIGDSNTIIAHLISKYRLMIDAALDARQRDLNLLVVRLLDDLYWVMSYSRWKDERYWPAFSAALMREHPHLTDDDIVQAREFNLKRYYFQGIGRYEPDAAYARGLADLHVLADLIAPNDYVHGAKPTSVDAAIYGFVANIHFYDIDTPLKEFVSGHPALVRHCEAIHEAVKRGL, encoded by the coding sequence TTGATCGTTCTTTATTCCTATCCAACATTGTTCGGCGTCGCCGACAACAATGGATACGGGTTGAAGGTCTTTGCCTTCTTGCGGCTTGTGGGTTTGCCCTTCAGGCACGAGCACGTTTTCGACGCATCGCATGCTCCACGCGGGCAATTGCCTTACATCGTCGATGACGGCGAAACCATCGGCGACAGCAATACCATTATCGCTCATCTTATTTCCAAATATCGCCTGATGATCGATGCGGCGCTCGATGCCCGTCAACGGGACTTGAATCTGCTTGTCGTTCGTCTGTTGGACGATCTCTATTGGGTGATGTCTTATTCGCGCTGGAAAGACGAACGCTACTGGCCAGCGTTCAGCGCGGCGCTTATGCGCGAACATCCACACCTGACTGACGATGACATCGTTCAGGCGCGTGAGTTCAATTTGAAGAGGTACTATTTCCAGGGCATAGGCCGATATGAGCCGGATGCCGCCTATGCGCGCGGTCTCGCCGATCTCCATGTGCTGGCCGATTTAATCGCGCCCAACGACTATGTGCATGGGGCTAAGCCAACCAGTGTAGACGCCGCAATTTATGGCTTCGTCGCCAATATCCATTTCTACGATATCGACACGCCCTTGAAAGAGTTTGTTTCCGGGCACCCGGCTTTGGTGCGCCATTGCGAGGCGATCCACGAGGCCGTGAAACGCGGACTCTGA
- a CDS encoding class I SAM-dependent methyltransferase: protein MRLTPFAITFVLSLAPVIAQADSVGAATAENAIKTAVASPQRSPKNIARDIYRHPVETLTFFGVKPDQTVAEIWPGGGWYAEILAPLLRDHGKYIAAVPPGKGHDAIVALFAKDSPRFGKAILTTLQVGKVSDIAPPGSADVVLTFRNVHNFLKAGDAASAQFFADAYRALKPGGVLGVEDHRLPEDAAGGLEISSGYIKRSTIIRLATAAGFKFDGESPVNANPKDDHNHPKGVWTLPPTYALGSVDHAQYEAIGESDRLTLRFVKPR, encoded by the coding sequence TTGCGCCTTACGCCTTTCGCGATCACCTTCGTTCTTTCTCTCGCGCCCGTCATCGCACAAGCTGACTCTGTCGGCGCGGCGACAGCGGAGAACGCAATCAAAACGGCGGTCGCAAGCCCGCAGCGCAGCCCGAAAAACATCGCGCGCGATATCTATCGGCACCCCGTCGAGACGCTGACGTTTTTCGGCGTGAAGCCTGACCAGACAGTGGCGGAGATTTGGCCGGGCGGCGGCTGGTACGCCGAGATTTTGGCCCCGCTGCTCCGGGATCACGGCAAATATATCGCGGCCGTGCCCCCCGGAAAGGGTCACGATGCGATCGTCGCTCTCTTCGCCAAGGATTCCCCACGCTTTGGCAAAGCCATCCTCACGACGCTGCAAGTTGGCAAAGTCTCGGACATCGCGCCGCCGGGAAGCGCGGATGTCGTTCTGACGTTCCGCAACGTCCATAATTTTCTGAAGGCCGGAGACGCCGCATCGGCGCAATTTTTCGCGGATGCCTACCGGGCGCTGAAGCCCGGTGGCGTGCTGGGCGTGGAAGATCATCGCCTGCCGGAGGATGCCGCTGGCGGCCTCGAAATCAGCAGCGGCTACATCAAGCGGTCGACTATTATCCGGCTGGCTACGGCTGCGGGGTTCAAGTTCGACGGCGAGAGCCCGGTCAACGCCAATCCGAAAGACGACCACAATCATCCGAAAGGCGTTTGGACATTGCCGCCCACCTATGCGTTGGGCAGCGTCGACCACGCGCAATATGAAGCGATCGGCGAATCCGACAGGCTCACGCTGCGGTTTGTCAAACCGCGGTGA
- the glnT gene encoding type III glutamate--ammonia ligase, whose protein sequence is MTTPLSGIAKERGIKNFLVSYTDLFGHQRAKLVPARAIDKMAKEGAGFAGFATWLDMTPAMPDLFAVPDPESLIQLPWKPEVAWLAADLYMEGKPVDQAPRNTLKRLTARAKELGYEMRAGVECEFFLLTPDGGAISDASDKQSKSCYDQQALMRRYDVISEISAAMEGLGWNPYQSDHEDANGQFEMNWEYDEALKTADRHSFFKYLVKSLAEKHGLRATFMPKPFLNLTGSGCHSHVSLWRGEENAFEDENGELGVSELGYRFLGGLMEHADALCALTNPAVNSYKRLSAPRTLSGATWSPSSITYTGNNRTHMIRIPDSGRFEFRLADGAANPYLLQSAVLVAGLDGVKSNRHPGARSDFDMYAEPHKVNGAKKLPQNLLDALRLFENSKVIREGLGDSFVDSYAKLKHQEWQEYTRHLSDWERDNSMDC, encoded by the coding sequence ATGACAACACCGCTTTCAGGAATCGCCAAGGAGCGCGGAATCAAGAATTTCCTCGTGTCCTACACGGACCTTTTCGGCCACCAGCGCGCCAAGCTCGTGCCGGCGCGCGCCATCGACAAGATGGCGAAAGAGGGCGCGGGTTTCGCCGGCTTCGCCACCTGGCTCGATATGACGCCCGCCATGCCCGACCTGTTCGCGGTCCCCGATCCCGAGAGCCTTATCCAGTTGCCGTGGAAGCCTGAAGTCGCCTGGCTCGCCGCCGATCTCTACATGGAAGGCAAGCCGGTCGATCAGGCCCCGCGCAATACGCTGAAACGCCTCACCGCGCGGGCGAAGGAGCTTGGCTATGAGATGCGCGCCGGCGTCGAATGCGAGTTCTTCCTGCTGACGCCGGACGGCGGCGCCATTTCGGACGCGTCGGACAAGCAATCGAAGTCTTGTTACGACCAGCAAGCGCTCATGCGCCGCTATGACGTGATCTCGGAAATCTCGGCGGCGATGGAGGGCCTAGGCTGGAATCCCTATCAAAGCGATCACGAGGACGCCAACGGCCAGTTCGAGATGAACTGGGAATATGACGAGGCGCTCAAGACGGCCGATCGTCATTCATTCTTCAAATATCTGGTCAAGTCGCTGGCGGAAAAGCACGGGTTGCGGGCGACCTTCATGCCCAAGCCCTTCCTCAACCTCACCGGCTCCGGTTGTCATTCGCATGTCTCGCTCTGGCGCGGCGAGGAGAATGCTTTCGAGGACGAGAACGGCGAACTTGGCGTGTCCGAGCTTGGCTATCGCTTTCTCGGCGGTCTCATGGAACACGCGGACGCTTTGTGCGCGCTGACCAATCCCGCGGTCAATTCCTACAAGCGACTCAGCGCGCCACGGACGCTGTCGGGCGCGACCTGGTCGCCCAGCTCGATCACTTATACTGGCAACAACCGCACGCACATGATCCGCATTCCGGACAGCGGGCGCTTCGAATTCCGCCTGGCGGACGGCGCCGCCAATCCCTACCTGCTGCAATCGGCGGTCCTCGTCGCGGGTCTCGACGGCGTGAAGTCGAACCGCCATCCCGGCGCGCGTTCCGACTTTGACATGTATGCGGAGCCGCACAAGGTCAACGGCGCCAAGAAGCTGCCGCAAAATCTTCTCGACGCGCTGCGCCTCTTCGAGAATTCCAAAGTCATCCGCGAAGGTCTCGGTGATTCCTTCGTCGATTCCTACGCCAAGCTGAAACATCAGGAATGGCAGGAATACACCCGTCACCTCAGCGACTGGGAACGCGATAACTCAATGGATTGCTGA